A single genomic interval of Alligator mississippiensis isolate rAllMis1 chromosome 15, rAllMis1, whole genome shotgun sequence harbors:
- the SLC25A44 gene encoding solute carrier family 25 member 44 isoform X1, whose translation MQDKRNIQIIEWEHLDKKKFYVFGICMTMMIRVSVYPFTLIRTRLQVQKGKSLYNGTFDAFVKILRTEGASGLYRGFLVNTFTLISGQCYVTTYELTRKYVACYSNSNTVKSLVAGGSASLVAQSITVPIDIVSQHLMMQRKGETMGRFRIQNSDCKRALVFGQTKEVIVQIFKADGLRGFYRGYVASLLTYIPNSAVWWPFYHFYAALTPDSKRLSTPPPPSHFGPARCCHGLHTHQPNGCHPGSCTGGRQELHHPHVQAAHGRGRPLGPDQRPLRPHHLSYPFHHRHCGRLRNTEEAESPPRVHGLKTLVVNGEGGTLQTPCLLGHYHS comes from the exons ATGCAGGACAAACGAAACATCCAGATCATCGAATGGGAACATCTGGACAAGAAGAAGTTCTATGTGTTCGGCATCTGCATGACCATGATGATCCGGGTGAGCGTTTACCCCTTCACGCTCATCCGCACGCGCCTGCAGGTCCAGAAGGGCAAGAGCCTCTACAATGGCACTTTCGACGCCTTTGTCAAGATTTTGCGGACGGAGGGGGCGTCCGGGCTGTACCGTGGCTTCCTGGTCAACACCTTCACTCTCATTTCGGGCCAGTGCTATGTGACCACCTACGAGCTCACCCGCAAGTACGTGGCATGCTACAGCAATAGCAACACGGTCAAGTCACTGGTGGCTGGTGGCTCGGCCTCGCTGGTGGCTCAGAGCATCACAGTGCCCATCGATATAGTCTCTCAGCACCTCATGATGCAGCGTAAAGGCGAGACGATGGGCAGATTCCGTATCCAGAACTCAGACTGTAAGCGGGCCCTTGTCTTTGGCCAGACCAAGGAGGTCATTGTGCAGATCTTCAAGGCTGACGGGTTGAGGGGCTTCTACAGGGGCTATGTGGCCTCTCTGCTCACCTATATTCCCAACAGCGCTGTGTGGTGGCCCTTCTATCACTTCTATGCAG CTCTCACGCCTGACTCCAAAAGACTGTCCACACCTCCTCCTCCAAGCCATTTCGGGCCCGCTCGCTGCTGCCACGGCCTCCACACTCACCAACCCAATGGATGTCATCCGGGCTCGTGTACAG GTGGAAGGCAAGAACTCCATCATCCTCACGTTCAAGCAGCTCATGGCAGAGGAAGGCCCCTGGGGCCTGACCAAAGGCCTCTCCGCCCGCATCATCTCAGCTACCCCTTCCACCATCGTCATTGTGGTAGGCTACGAAACACTGAAGAAGCTGAGTCTCCGCCCAGAGTTCATGGACTCAAGACACTGGTAGTAAACGGTGAGGGAGGAACCTTACAAACCCCATGTCTTTTGGGCCATTATCACAGTTGA
- the SLC25A44 gene encoding solute carrier family 25 member 44 isoform X2 has translation MQDKRNIQIIEWEHLDKKKFYVFGICMTMMIRVSVYPFTLIRTRLQVQKGKSLYNGTFDAFVKILRTEGASGLYRGFLVNTFTLISGQCYVTTYELTRKYVACYSNSNTVKSLVAGGSASLVAQSITVPIDIVSQHLMMQRKGETMGRFRIQNSDCKRALVFGQTKEVIVQIFKADGLRGFYRGYVASLLTYIPNSAVWWPFYHFYAEQLSRLTPKDCPHLLLQAISGPLAAATASTLTNPMDVIRARVQVEGKNSIILTFKQLMAEEGPWGLTKGLSARIISATPSTIVIVVGYETLKKLSLRPEFMDSRHW, from the exons ATGCAGGACAAACGAAACATCCAGATCATCGAATGGGAACATCTGGACAAGAAGAAGTTCTATGTGTTCGGCATCTGCATGACCATGATGATCCGGGTGAGCGTTTACCCCTTCACGCTCATCCGCACGCGCCTGCAGGTCCAGAAGGGCAAGAGCCTCTACAATGGCACTTTCGACGCCTTTGTCAAGATTTTGCGGACGGAGGGGGCGTCCGGGCTGTACCGTGGCTTCCTGGTCAACACCTTCACTCTCATTTCGGGCCAGTGCTATGTGACCACCTACGAGCTCACCCGCAAGTACGTGGCATGCTACAGCAATAGCAACACGGTCAAGTCACTGGTGGCTGGTGGCTCGGCCTCGCTGGTGGCTCAGAGCATCACAGTGCCCATCGATATAGTCTCTCAGCACCTCATGATGCAGCGTAAAGGCGAGACGATGGGCAGATTCCGTATCCAGAACTCAGACTGTAAGCGGGCCCTTGTCTTTGGCCAGACCAAGGAGGTCATTGTGCAGATCTTCAAGGCTGACGGGTTGAGGGGCTTCTACAGGGGCTATGTGGCCTCTCTGCTCACCTATATTCCCAACAGCGCTGTGTGGTGGCCCTTCTATCACTTCTATGCAG AACAGCTCTCACGCCTGACTCCAAAAGACTGTCCACACCTCCTCCTCCAAGCCATTTCGGGCCCGCTCGCTGCTGCCACGGCCTCCACACTCACCAACCCAATGGATGTCATCCGGGCTCGTGTACAG GTGGAAGGCAAGAACTCCATCATCCTCACGTTCAAGCAGCTCATGGCAGAGGAAGGCCCCTGGGGCCTGACCAAAGGCCTCTCCGCCCGCATCATCTCAGCTACCCCTTCCACCATCGTCATTGTGGTAGGCTACGAAACACTGAAGAAGCTGAGTCTCCGCCCAGAGTTCATGGACTCAAGACACTGGTAG
- the PMF1 gene encoding polyamine-modulated factor 1 isoform X2, translating into MAAAGGGERGEDAGAGPATDEATPGRGQLFDTVVETFLEKLVTAGSYQRFANCYHRFYKLQPEMTRGIYDQFIFQLQTSIREEIREIKEEGNLEALFNSLDKIVEEAKNREEPAWRPSGIPEEDVRSAMVPYYLKHAAQLQKLLKAKKEENRKLVESVLAGRERIAELQQRIQSRKQAWQAISKEQRELIAAFKEPE; encoded by the exons ATGGCGGCGGCCGGCGGCGGGGAGCGAGGGGAGGACGCGGGGGCCGGCCCTGCGACAGACGAGGCGACTCCGGGTCGCGGGCAGCTCTTCGACACCGTCGTGGAGACCTTTCTGGAGAAGCTGGTGACAGCGGGCAG TTATCAGAGGTTTGCAAACTGCTACCATCGCTTCTACAAACTCCAGCCTGAAATGACCCGGGGTATTTATGATCAGTTTATATTTCAGTTGCAGACTTCTATTCGG GAGGAGATTCGTGAGATCAAGGAAGAGGGGAACCTCGAGGCACTCTTTAACTCATTGGATAAGATTGTGGAGGAAGCAAAGAATCGGGAAGAGCCTGCATG GCGCCCCAGTGGGATCCCCGAGGAGGACGTTCGCAGTGCCATGGTGCCATACTACCTGAAGCACGCAGCACAGCTGCAAAAGCTCCTGAAAGCGAAGAAGGAGGAAAACAGGAAGCTGGTGGAGTCCGTCCTGGCTGGGCGGGAGCGGATCGCAGAGCTGCAGCAGCGGATACAGAGTCGAAAGCAAGCCTGGCAG GCAATCAGCAAAGAGCAGAGAGAACTGATCGCGGCATTCAAGGAGCCCGAGTGA
- the PMF1 gene encoding polyamine-modulated factor 1 isoform X1 — protein sequence MAAAGGGERGEDAGAGPATDEATPGRGQLFDTVVETFLEKLVTAGSYQRFANCYHRFYKLQPEMTRGIYDQFIFQLQTSIREEIREIKEEGNLEALFNSLDKIVEEAKNREEPACNIPVAGRRPSGIPEEDVRSAMVPYYLKHAAQLQKLLKAKKEENRKLVESVLAGRERIAELQQRIQSRKQAWQAISKEQRELIAAFKEPE from the exons ATGGCGGCGGCCGGCGGCGGGGAGCGAGGGGAGGACGCGGGGGCCGGCCCTGCGACAGACGAGGCGACTCCGGGTCGCGGGCAGCTCTTCGACACCGTCGTGGAGACCTTTCTGGAGAAGCTGGTGACAGCGGGCAG TTATCAGAGGTTTGCAAACTGCTACCATCGCTTCTACAAACTCCAGCCTGAAATGACCCGGGGTATTTATGATCAGTTTATATTTCAGTTGCAGACTTCTATTCGG GAGGAGATTCGTGAGATCAAGGAAGAGGGGAACCTCGAGGCACTCTTTAACTCATTGGATAAGATTGTGGAGGAAGCAAAGAATCGGGAAGAGCCTGCATG CAACATCCCTGTTGCTGGCAGGCGCCCCAGTGGGATCCCCGAGGAGGACGTTCGCAGTGCCATGGTGCCATACTACCTGAAGCACGCAGCACAGCTGCAAAAGCTCCTGAAAGCGAAGAAGGAGGAAAACAGGAAGCTGGTGGAGTCCGTCCTGGCTGGGCGGGAGCGGATCGCAGAGCTGCAGCAGCGGATACAGAGTCGAAAGCAAGCCTGGCAG GCAATCAGCAAAGAGCAGAGAGAACTGATCGCGGCATTCAAGGAGCCCGAGTGA
- the BGLAP gene encoding osteocalcin produces MRTLTLVTLLALATLCLCRKDSHSTSANESPSSEAFVSKRDSAVLMRRQKRNYVFDSSYYGVVRDPLEGKREVCELNPACDELADHIGFHEAYRRFYGPV; encoded by the exons ATGAGGACCCTGACGCTCGtgaccctgctggccctggccaccctGTGCCTCTGCCGGAAAG ACTCCCATTCAACCAGCGCCAACGAGTCCCCCAGCTCCGAAG ccttcGTGTCCAAACGCGACAGTGCCGTGCTGATGCGGAGACAGAAGCGGAACTACGTTTTCGACAG CAGCTATTACGGCGTCGTGAGAGACCCCCTCGAGGGCAAGCGTGAGGTCTGCGAGCTCAACCCCGCCTGCGACGAGCTGGCCGACCACATCGGCTTCCACGAGGCCTACCGGAGATTTTACGGCCCCGTCTAG
- the PAQR6 gene encoding membrane progestin receptor delta gives MLTIKLPQIFRVHQVPRIFWEDGIMSGYRHPKSSALDCILSSFQMTNETVNIWTHFLPTWYFVWRFLALSSSLDFCQDAYHWPFLVYLLLVCLYPFTSSCAHTFSTMSPRARHICYFLDYGALSLYSLGCAFTYGAYAMPDAWVNSAFHHCFVPVAALNSFVCTTLSCYSRFLELEFPRLSKALRTTAFVYPFVYDNVPLFYRLLFCFGDDRAWTEAVAGYCYHLFFALLTGFLFASHLPERLAPGRFDYIGHSHQLFHICAVVGTHFQLEAVLADVCGRQAWLGARAPAPTFAHTFGTVGAAALGNGAIIAAFTAALLRVPAAAPLLQGSMPDGTQPKEQ, from the exons ATGCTGACGATCAAGTTGCCCCAGATCTTCAGGGTTCACCAAGTCCCTCGT atcTTTTGGGAGGATGGCATCATGTCGGGGTACCGGCACCCCAAGAGCTCGGCCTTGGACTGTATCCTCAGCTCCTTCCAGATGACCAATGAGACGGTCAACATCTGGACCCACTTCCTGCCCACCTG GTACTTCGTGTGGCGGTTCCTGGCGCTCTCGTCCTCACTGGACTTCTGCCAGGATGCCTACCACTGGCCCTTCCTCGTCTACCTGCTGCTGGTCTGCCTGTACCCCTTCACCTCCAGCTGTGCCCACACCTTCAGCACCATGTCCCCCCGCGCCCGCCACATCTGCTACTTCCTCGACTACGGGGCGCTCAGCCTCTACAGCCTGG GCTGCGCATTCACGTACGGCGCCTACGCCATGCCGGATGCCTGGGTGAACAGCGCCTTCCACCACTGCTTCGTGCCCGTGGCCGCGCTCAACTCCTTCGTCTGCACCACGCTGTCCTGCTACTCCCG CTTCCTGGAGCTGGAGTTCCCACGGCTCAGCAAGGCGCTGCGCACGACGGCCTTTGTCTACCCCTTTGTCTACGACAATGTCCCACTCTTCTACCGG CTCCTGTTCTGCTTCGGGGATGACCGCGCCTGGACCGAGGCTGTGGCCGGCTACTGCTACCACCTCTTCTTCGCCCTCCTCACCGGCTTCCTCTTCGCCTCCCACCTGCCAGAGCGCCTGGCACCCGGGCGCTTTGACTACATCG GGCACAGCCACCAGCTGTTCCACATCTGTGCCGTGGTGGGCACCCACTTCCAGCTGGAGGCCGTGTTGGCCGACGTCTGCGGGCGCCAGGCCTGGCTGGGGGCCCGCGCGCCTGCACCCACCTTTGCCCACACCTTTGGCACCGTGGGGGCAGCCGCCCTGGGCAATGGCGCCATCATCGCTGCCTTCACGGCCGCCCTGCTCCGTGTGCCCGCCGCAGCCCCACTCCTGCAGGGCTCCATGCCCGATGGGACCCAGCCCAAGGAGCAGTGA